A stretch of the Photobacterium toruni genome encodes the following:
- the lspA gene encoding signal peptidase II, giving the protein MTNSAPQQALTLKQSGIRWLWLAIVVFIIDNGTKLLVMDSMGYGWPNRIEITPFFNLLYVHNTGAAFSFLSSAGGWQRWLFAAIAFGVCGLLTLWMRRTPVTNKMANIAYALIIGGALGNLFDRLYHGFVVDFLDFYYGSYHWPAFNIADSAICLGAVLLILDGFKADKTAKVH; this is encoded by the coding sequence ATGACTAATTCAGCACCTCAGCAAGCGTTGACGCTTAAACAATCGGGTATTCGCTGGCTATGGTTAGCGATTGTGGTATTTATTATCGATAATGGCACTAAGCTATTGGTAATGGACTCGATGGGCTATGGCTGGCCAAACCGAATTGAGATCACGCCATTTTTTAATTTACTGTATGTACACAATACCGGTGCTGCATTTAGTTTTTTAAGTAGTGCTGGTGGTTGGCAACGATGGTTGTTTGCCGCAATTGCGTTTGGTGTTTGCGGTTTATTGACATTGTGGATGCGTCGTACGCCAGTAACCAATAAAATGGCCAATATTGCGTATGCGCTGATCATTGGTGGTGCATTAGGTAATTTATTTGATCGCCTTTACCATGGTTTTGTGGTCGATTTTCTTGATTTCTATTACGGTAGTTATCATTGGCCTGCATTTAATATTGCCGATTCAGCCATTTGTTTGGGTGCTGTATTGTTAATTCTTGATGGCTTTAAAGCGGATAAGACAGCTAAAGTTCATTAA